A region from the Drosophila bipectinata strain 14024-0381.07 chromosome 3R, DbipHiC1v2, whole genome shotgun sequence genome encodes:
- the LOC108121014 gene encoding dnaJ homolog subfamily C member 30, mitochondrial: protein MFQHGHLLLWRSVIARNLHTSLVQQMSHYESLGIGKQSTQNEIKAAYYKLSMLYHPDKNQGSESAAKKFREINQAYEVLGNYRLRRLYDKGIVHTAGAQYSQNVQDYPDPVVEDDPETKFYKSRFQKSKVADSEGRTPIYDFDEWSRCHYGKSFDRRQAAQAKHERIRVQKEANQISGQTDLVLLSLLFAGVSLYLMFLAESSYDNPKTRAEERHKRLREEQGRVAKE from the coding sequence ATGTTCCAACACGGGCACCTACTGCTCTGGCGGTCAGTAATAGCGCGCAACCTGCACACCTCTCTCGTCCAGCAAATGAGCCACTACGAGTCTTTGGGAATCGGAAAACAATCCACGCAGAACGAAATCAAGGCTGCATATTACAAGCTTTCCATGCTTTACCATCCCGACAAGAACCAAGGAAGCGAAAGTGCGGCTAAGAAGTTTAGAGAAATCAATCAGGCTTACGAGGTGCTTGGTAACTACAGATTGCGGAGGTTGTATGACAAGGGAATTGTGCACACCGCTGGTGCACAATACTCACAGAATGTTCAGGATTATCCCGATCCCGTCGTGGAGGACGATCCAGAAACGAAATTCTACAAATCCCGCTTTCAGAAGTCAAAGGTGGCCGACTCCGAGGGACGGACTCCAATCTACGATTTTGACGAATGGTCCCGGTGCCACTACGGAAAGTCGTTCGACCGTAGACAGGCTGCTCAGGCAAAGCACGAACGAATCAGAGTACAAAAAGAGGCTAACCAGATTTCGGGTCAGACGGATTTGGTTTTGCTATCACTGCTCTTTGCCGGAGTTTCATTATATCTCATGTTCCTGGCGGAGAGCTCCTATGATAATCCAAAAACGCGAGCGGAAGAGCGGCACAAACGGTTAAGAGAGGAGCAAGGTCGGGTAGCCAAGGAATAG
- the LOC108121013 gene encoding 18S rRNA (guanine-N(7))-methyltransferase has translation MARRPEHSAPPEIFYNDDEAKKYSTNTRIIEIQVEMAERALELLALPDDDESRLILDIGCGSGLSGSVLEDSDHMWIGIDISKSMLDIAVEREVAGDVILGDMGEGMPFKPGTFDGAISISALQWLCNADKSYHNPHKRLLKFFTTLFSCLTRTARAVFQFYPENSDQIEMVTSQAMKAGFYGGLVVDYPNSAKAKKYYLVLMTGGAAELPKALGSPEEERRVNYIKKRDACREARGKAPKKSRDWILAKKERRRRQGLETRPDTKYTARKRSGRF, from the exons ATGGCCAGGAGACCCGAGCATTCAGCGCCGCCAGAAATc ttCTACAACGACGATGAGGCCAAGAAGTACTCCACAAA CACCCGCATCATTGAGATCCAAGTAGAAATGGCCGAACGTGCCTTAGAACTGCTGGCGCTTCCAGATGATGATGAATCCCGCTTGATTTTGGATATAGGCTGCGGTTCCGGCCTTTCAGGCAGCGTTCTAGAGGACAGTGATCATATGTGGATCGGAATAGACATATCTAAATCAATGCTCGACATAGCCGTCGAACGGGAAGTGGCTGGAGATGTTATCTTGGGTGATATGGGCGAGGGAATGCCGTTTAAACCAGGAACGTTTGATGGAGCCATCTCGATCTCTGCCCTCCAGTGGCTGTGCAACGCCGACAAGTCGTATCACAATCCGCACAAGAGACTACTTAAGTTTTTTACAACTCTGTTCTCTTGCTTAACCCGTACTGCTCGCGCTGTTTTCCAATTTTATCCGGAGAACTCGGACCAAATCGAAATGGTTACCTCGCAGGCAATGAAGGCGGGTTTCTACGGCGGCTTGGTTGTCGATTATCCAAACTCTGCCAAAGCCAAGAAATATTACCTGGTTCTAATGACTGGAGGCGCTGCCGAACTGCCAAAAGCGCTGG GTTCTCCAGAAGAAGAGCGACGGGTCAACTACATTAAAAAACGCGATGCTTGTCGTGAAGCCCGCGGCAAGGCGCCCAAGAAGTCCAGGGATTGGATTTTGGCCAAGAAAGAGCGCAGACGTCGCCAGGGATTGGAAACACGTCCAGATACAAAATACACTGCTCGAAAACGCAGCGgaagattttaa